From Salvia splendens isolate huo1 chromosome 3, SspV2, whole genome shotgun sequence, a single genomic window includes:
- the LOC121795396 gene encoding pentatricopeptide repeat-containing protein At3g53360, mitochondrial-like, translating into MMMLQNLGFFLHHCAKAKALRSGISFHAAAIKIGLVADTSICNHILNFYAKCGLLHPAHQMFDEMPHRNLVSWSAMISGYNLWGRSRKALQLFSNMQRHFKPNDSVFSSALSSCASSRDSNLGQQIHASALKLNYCSVSFVVNSLILVYMKCGMCADALSVFSNSSFVHPTLVSYNIAITGLVDNKLFEKGMELFVILLRRGLLPDRFTFAGLLGAGEALYGLSMVLQLHCQMVKLGLDCMSFSGNVLMTFYSKFSLFQESDKVFRAISKRDVCSWNTIISDCCHCDDHSKALDVLREMDLAPDDYTYASVLSAAANMASVRIGKQIHCRLIRTGPDWDVGVGNALVNMYAKCGNITSAYTVFERMEIRTLISWNTIIAAFANHGHAEKAMALFEEMKRAGVEPDSITFLELMTACSHSGLADEGRMVFDSMSRLYGISPGIEHLCCLVDLLGRSGRLNEAEECSDDKQLRDEVVLGCLLSACRLHGDVGVGERIAKRLVKLGPLSAASPYVLLSNLYAMNNNWDAVSRSRRLLKDGDMEKEAARTSIYLSTFS; encoded by the coding sequence ATGATGATGCTGCAAAATCTTGGTTTTTTTCTCCACCATTGCGCCAAAGCCAAGGCATTAAGAAGTGGGATTTCTTTCCACGCTGCAGCTATCAAGATAGGACTAGTAGCAGACACTTCCATCTGCAATCACATTCTCAATTTCTACGCCAAATGTGGACTTCTTCACCCAGCCCACCAGATGTTTGACGAAATGCCGCACAGAAATTTGGTCTCGTGGTCCGCCATGATATCTGGCTATAACCTTTGGGGCAGATCCCGTAAAGCGCTTCAACTCTTCAGCAATATGCAGAGGCATTTTAAGCCTAATGATTCAGTATTCTCGAGCGCTCTTAGCTCCTGCGCCAGCTCAAGGGACTCGAATCTCGGGCAGCAAATTCATGCGTCCGCGTTAAAGCTCAACTATTGTTCTGTTAGTTTCGTTGTTAATTCACTGATTTTGGTGTACATGAAATGCGGCATGTGTGCTGATGCACTATCCGTTTTTAGTAATAGCAGTTTTGTTCACCCAACTCTAGTTTCCTACAACATTGCAATCACTGGGCTAGTGGATAACAAGCTGTTCGAGAAGGGAatggagttgtttgtgattcTTTTAAGACGGGGTCTGCTTCCGGACCGGTTTACTTTTGCGGGATTATTAGGCGCTGGTGAAGCCTTATATGGTTTATCAATGGTTCTGCAACTGCACTGTCAAATGGTGAAGCTCGGGCTTGACTGTATGTCGTTTTCTGGGAATGTTCTGATGACATTCTACTCCAAGTTTAGTTTGTTTCAAGAATCCGACAAGGTGTTCAGGGCCATTTCGAAAAGAGATGTCTGTTCCTGGAATACTATCATTTCTGATTGTTGCCACTGTGATGATCACTCGAAGGCTCTGGATGTTTTGAGAGAGATGGACCTGGCTCCAGATGATTACACGTATGCTAGTGTGCTTTCGGCAGCTGCTAACATGGCCTCCGTGAGAATTGGCAAACAGATTCACTGCCGTCTGATCAGGACAGGGCCGGATTGGGATGTTGGCGTTGGAAATGCACTTGTCAACATGTATGCTAAGTGCGGAAACATTACCTCAGCATACACTGTCTTTGAGCGAATGGAGATTCGCACTCTTATATCTTGGAACACCATCATTGCTGCGTTTGCAAATCACGGCCACGCTGAGAAAGCTATGGCACTGTTCGAGGAGATGAAGAGAGCAGGTGTGGAGCCAGACTCCATCACATTTCTTGAACTGATGACTGCTTGCAGTCACTCTGGGCTTGCTGATGAGGGCCGGATGGTGTTTGACTCTATGAGCAGACTTTACGGAATAAGCCCTGGAATCGAGCATCTGTGCTGCCTCGTTGATCTGCTAGGGCGATCTGGGAGGTTAAACGAGGCTGAAGAATGTAGTGATGATAAACAGTTGAGAGATGAAGTTGTTTTGGGATGTTTACTTTCTGCATGCCGACTGCACGGAGATGTTGGTGTTGGGGAACGGATAGCTAAGAGGCTCGTAAAACTCGGTCCTCTTTCAGCAGCTTCACCTTATGTTCTGTTATCCAACTTATACGCCATGAATAACAACTGGGATGCTGTTTCGAGGTCGAGACGATTGCTGAAAGATGGAGACATGGAAAAGGAGGCTGCTCGAACATCCATATATTTGTCCACTTTTAGTTAA